A window of Peromyscus eremicus chromosome 7, PerEre_H2_v1, whole genome shotgun sequence contains these coding sequences:
- the Lamb2 gene encoding laminin subunit beta-2 produces the protein MEWASGEPGRGRQGLPLPWELRLGLLLSVLAATLAQVPSLDVPGCSRGSCYPATGDLLVGRADRLTASSTCGLHSPQPYCIVSHLQDEKKCFLCDSRRPFSARDNPNSHRIQNVVTSFAPQRRTAWWQSENGISKVTIQLDLEAEFHFTHLIMTFKTFRPAAMLVERSADFGRTWHVYRYFSYDCGADFPGIPLAPPRHWDDVVCESRYSEIEPSTEGEVIYRVLDPAIPIPDPYSSRIQNLLKITNLRVNLTRLHTLGDNLLDPRREIREKYYYALYELVVRGNCFCYGHASQCAPAPGAPAHAEGMVHGACICKHNTRGLNCEQCQDFYQDLPWHPAEDGHTHACRKCECNGHTHSCHFDMAVYLASGNVSGGVCDGCQHNTAGRHCELCRPFFYRDPTKDIRDPAVCRPCDCDPMGSQDGGRCDSHDDPVLGLVSGQCRCKEHVAGTRCQQCRDGFFGLSASDPRGCQRCQCNSRGTVPGGTPCDSSSGTCFCKRLVTGRGCDRCLPGHWGLSHDLLGCRPCDCDIGGALDPQCDEATGQCRCRPHMIGRRCEQVQPGYFRPFLDHLTWEAEDGRGQVLEVVERLVTNPETPSWTGPGFVRLREGQEVEFLVTSLPRAMDYDLLLRLEPQVPEQWAELELTVHRPGPVSAHGPCGHVLPKDDRIQGMLQPNTRFLVFPRPVCLEPGVSYKLNLKLIRTGGRAHPESGLLIDSLVLQPHVLVLEMFSGGDAAALERRTTFERYRCHEEGLMPSKTPVSEACAALLISLSSLIYNGALPCQCDPQGSLSSECSPHGGQCLCKPGVVGRRCDACATGYYGFGPAGCQACQCSPDGALSALCEGTSGQCPCRTGAFGLRCDHCQRGQWGFPNCRPCVCNGRADECDTHTGACLGCRDYTGGEHCERCIAGFHGDPRLTYGGQCRPCPCPEGPGSQRHFATSCHRDGYSQQIVCHCRPGYTGLRCEACAPGHFGDPSKPGGRCQLCECSGNIDPTDPDACDPHTGQCLRCLHHTEGPRCGHCKPGYHGQAARQSCHRCTCNPLGTNPQQCPSTDQCYCDPSSGQCPCLPHVQGLSCDHCAPNFWNFTSGRGCQPCACHPTRARGPTCNEFTGQCHCHAGFGGRTCSECQELHWGDPGLQCRACDCDPRGIDKPQCHRATGHCSCRPGVSGVRCDQCARGFSGVFPACHPCHACFGDWDRVVQDLAARTRRLEQWAQELQQTGVLGAFESSFLNMQGKLGMVQAIVGARNASAASTAKLVEATEGLRHEIGKTTERLTQLEAELTDVQDENFNANHALSGLERDGLALNLTLRQLDQHLDLLKHSNFLGAYDSIRHAHSQSTEAERRANTSTLAVPSPVSNSADTRRRTEVLMAAQKESFSRRHLANQEALGQLSAHTQTLSLTGINELVCGAPGDAPCATSPCGGAGCRDEDGQPRCGGLGCSGAAATADLALGRARHTQAELQRALVEGGGILSRMSETRRQAEEAQQRAQAALDKANASRGQVEQANHELRELIQSVKDFLSQEGADPDSIEMVATRVLELSIPASPEQIQHLASEIAERVRSLADVDTILAHTMGDVRRAEQLLQDAQRARNRAEGEKQKAETVQAALEEAQRAQGAAQGAIRGAVADTQNTEQTLHQVQERMAGAEKSLDSASERARQLDALLEALKLKRAGNSLAASTAEETAGRAQSRAREAEKQLREQVGDRYQTVKALAERKAEGVLAAQARAEQLRDEARGLLQAAQDKLQRLQELEGTYEENERELEGKAAQLDGLEARMRSVLQAINLQVQIYNTCQ, from the exons ATGGAGTGGGCCTCAGGAGAACCAGGGAGGGGCCGGCAGGGACTGCCTCTGCCTTGGGAACTTCGCTTGGGCCTACTTTTAAGTG TGCTGGCTGCCACATTGGCCCAGGTCCCTTCCTTGGATGTACCTGGTTGTTCTCGGGGAAGCTGCTACCCAGCCACTGGTGACCTGTTGGTGGGCCGTGCGGACAGACTGACTGCTTCATCCACATGTGGCTTGCACAGCCCTCAGCCCTACTGCATTGTCAGTCACCTGCAG GATGAGAAAAAGTGTTTCCTGTGTGACTCCCGGCGCCCCTTCTCTGCTCGAGACAACCCCAACAGCCATCGCATCCAGAATGTGGTCACCAGCTTCGCACCACAACGCCGGACAGCCTGGTGGCAGTCAGAGAATG GTATTTCAAAGGTCACCATCCAGCTGGACCTGGAAGCTGAATTCCATTTCACCCACCTCATTATGACTTTCAAG ACTTTTCGTCCTGCTGCCATGCTGGTGGAACGCTCTGCAGACTTTGGCCGCACCTGGCATGTGTACCGATATTTTTCCTATGACTGCGGGGCCGACTTCCCAGGCATTCCACTGGCCCCCCCACGGCACTGGGATGATGTGGTTTGTGAGTCTCGCTACTCAGAAATCGAGCCATCCACTGAAGGCGAG GTCATCTATCGTGTGCTGGACCCTGCTATCCCTATTCCAGACCCCTACAGCTCACGGATTCAGA ACCTGTTGAAGATCACCAACCTACGAGTGAACTTGACTCGGCTTCACACGCTGGGAGACAACTTGCTTGACCCACGGCGGGAGATCCGGGAGAAATACTATTATGCCCTCTATGAGCTTGTTGTCCGTGGCAACTGCTTCTGTTATGGACACGCCTCGCAGTGTGCCCCTGCACCAGGGGCACCAGCCCATGCTGAGGGCATG GTACACGGGGCTTGTATCTGCAAACACAACACCCGTGGTCTCAACTGTGAACAGTGTCAGGATTTCTATCAGGACCTTCCCTGGCATCCTGCTGAGGACGGCCATACTCATGCCTGTCGGA AGTGTGAGTGCAATGGGCATACTCATAGCTGCCACTTTGACATGGCTGTATACCTGGCATCTGGAAATGTGAGTGGAGGCGTGTGTGATGGATGTCAGCACAACACAGCTGGACGCCACTGTGAGCTTTGCCGGCCCTTCTTCTACCGTGACCCAACCAAGGACATTCGGGATCCAGCTGTGTGCCGTC cctgTGACTGTGACCCTATGGGGTCTCAAGACGGTGGTCGTTGTGATTCCCATGATGACCCTGTGCTAGGACTGGTCTCGGGCCAGTGTCGCTGCAAAGAACATGTGGCTGGCACTCGCTGCCAGCAATGCCGTGATGGCTTCTTTGGACTCAGTGCCAGTGACCCTCGAGGATGCCAGC GCTGTCAGTGTAACTCCCGGGGCACAGTGCCTGGGGGCACTCCCTGTGACTCCAGCAGTGGAACCTGCTTCTGCAAGCGTCTCGTGACTGGACGTGGCTGTGACCGCTGCCTG CCTGGCCACTGGGGCCTGAGCCATGACCTGCTTGGTTGCCGCCCCTGTGACTGCGACATTGGTGGTGCCTTAGATCCTCA GTGTGATGAGGCCACCGGTCAGTGCCGCTGCCGCCCGCACATGATTGGGCGGCGCTGTGAACAAGTACAGCCTGGCTACTTCCGGCCTTTCCTAGACCATttaacttgggaggctgaggatggCCGAGGACAG GTGCTTGAGGTGGTAGAGCGTCTGGTGACCAACCCAGAAACTCCATCCTGGACGGGCCCAGGCTTTGTGCGGCTGCGGGAAGGTCAGGAAGTGGAGTTCCTGGTGACCTCTTTGCCAAGGGCCATGGACTATGACCTGCTACTGCGCTTGGAGCCCCAG GTTCCTGAGCAGTGGGCAGAGCTGGAACTGACTGTGCATCGCCCAGGGCCAGTGTCTGCCCACGGTCCCTGTGGGCACGTGCTGCCCAAGGATGACCGAATTCAGGGGATGCTTCAACCAAACACCAG gtttTTGGTGTTTCCCAGACCCGTCTGCCTTGAGCCTGGTGTCTCCTACAAACTGAATCTGAAACTGATTCGAACAGGAGGACGTGCCCATCCTGAAAGTGGACTGCTCATTGACTCG CTGGTGCTGCAGCCCCATGTCTTGGTGCTAGAGATGTTTAGTGGGGGTGATGCTGCTGCCCTGGAGCGCCGTACCACCTTTGAACGCTACCGTTGCCACGAGGAGGGTCTGATGCCCAGCAAGACCCCTGTATCTGAGGCCTGTGCTGCTCTCCTCATCAGTCTGTCCTccttgatctacaatggtgccTTGC CATGTCAGTGTGACCCTCAAGGCTCACTGAGTTCCGAGTGCAGCCCTCACGGGGGCCAGTGCCTGTGCAAACCTGGAGTGGTTGGACGTCGCTGTGACGCCTGCGCCACTGGCTATTATGGCTTTGGCCCTGCAGGTTGTCAAG CCTGCCAGTGTAGCCCTGATGGGGCACTCAGTGCCCTATGTGAAGGGACTAGTGGGCAATGTCCCTGCCGAACTGGTGCCTTTGGTCTTCGCTGTGACCACTGTCAGCGTGGCCAGTGGGGCTTCCCTAACTGCCGGCCGTGTGTCTGCAATGGGCGTGCAGATGAATGTGATACCCACACAGGCGCTTGCCTGGGCTGCCGTGACTACACAGGGGGCGAGCACTGTGAAAG GTGCATTGCTGGTTTTCATGGGGACCCACGGCTGACATATGGAGGCCAGTGCCGACCCTGCCCCTGCCCCGAAGGCCCTGGAAGCCAGCGGCACTTTGCTACTTCTTGCCACCGGGATGGATACTCACAGCAAATTGTGTGCCACTGCCGACCTGGTTACACAG GGCTTCGGTGTGAAGCTTGTGCCCCTGGGCACTTTGGAGACCCATCAAAGCCAGGTGGCAGGTGCCAACTGTGTGAGTGCAGTGGAAACATCGACCCCACGGACCCTGATGCCTGTGATCCCCACACGGGGCAATGCTTGCGCTGTTTACACCACACAGAGGGGCCCCGCTGTGGCCATTGCAAGCCTGGCTACCATGGGCAAGCCGCCCGACAGAGTTGTCACC GCTGTACCTGTAATCCTCTGGGCACAAATCCCCAGCAGTGCCCATCTACTGACCAATGCTACTGTGATCCAAGCAGTGGGCAGTGCCCATGCCTCCCTCATGTCCAAGGCCTTAGTTGTGACCATTGTGCCCCCAACTTTTGGAACTTCACCAGTGGCCGTGGCTGCCAGCCTTGTGCTTGCCACCCAACCAGGGCCAGAGGCCCCACCTGCAACGAG TTCACAGGGCAGTGCCACTGTCATGCCGGCTTTGGTGGGAGGACTTGTTCCGAGTGCCAAGAGCTCCACTGGGGAGACCCTGGCTTACAGTGCCGTG CCTGTGATTGTGACCCCAGAGGAATAGACAAGCCTCAGTGTCACCGTGCCACGGGCCACTGTAGCTGCCGTCCAGGCGTGTCCGGTGTGCGCTGTGACCAGTGTGCTCGCGGCTTCTCAGGTGTCTTTCCTGCATGTCACCCTTGCCATGCGTGCTTTGGAGATTGGGATCGTGTAGTGCAGGACTTGGCTGCTCGGACGCGACGCCTGGAGCAGTGGGCGCAGGAGTTGCAGCAGACGGGTGTGCTGGGGGCCTTTGAGAGCAGCTTTTTGAACATGCAagggaagctgggcatggtgcaggCCATCGTGGGTGCCCGAAATGCCTCAGCTGCCTCTACTGCAAAGCTCGTGGAGGCCACAGAGGGACTGCG CCATGAAATTGGGAAGACCACTGAGCGCCTGACTCAGTTAGAAGCAGAGCTAACAGATGTTCAGGATGAGAACTTCAATGCCAACCACGCACTCAGTGGTCTGGAGAGAGATGGGCTTGCGCTTAATCTGACACTGAGGCAGCTTGACCAACATCTGGATCTCCTCAAACATTCCAATTTCTTAG GTGCCTATGACAGCATCCGACATGCCCACAGCCAGTCTACAGAAGCAGAACGCCGTGCCAACACCTCCACCCTTGCAGTACCCAGCCCAGTGAGCAACTCAGCAGATACCCGGCGTCGGACAGAAGTGCTCATGGCTGCCCAAAAAGAAAGCTTCAGCCGTAGACACTTAGCCAACCAGGAGGCACTGGGACAGCTGTCTGCACATACCCAAACCCTGAGCCTGACAGGCATAAATGAACTG GTGTGTGGGGCGCCCGGAGACGCACCCTGTGCTACCAGCCCTTGTGGGGGTGCCGGATGTCGGGATGAGGATGGGCAGCCCCGCTGTGGTGGCCTCGGTTGCAGTggggcagcagccacagcagatCTCGCACTGGGCCGGGCTCGGCACACACAGGCAGAGCTGCAGCGGGCACTGGTCGAAGGTGGTGGCATCCTCAGCCGCATGTCCGAGACTCGTCGGCAGGCAGAGGAGGCGCAGCAGCGGGCCCAGGCAGCCCTGGACAAGGCTAATGCTTCTAGGGGCCAAGTGGAGCAGGCCAACCATGAGCTTCGAGAACTTATCCAGAGCGTGAAGGACTTCCTCAGCC AGGAGGGAGCTGATCCTGACAGTATTGAAATGGTAGCCACACGGGTGCTAGAGCTCTCCATCCCAGCCTCACCTGAACAGATCCAGCACCTAGCGAGTGAGATTGCAGAACGTGTCCGAAGCCTGGCAGATGTGGACACAATCCTGGCACATACTATGGGCGATGTGCGTCGGGCTGAGCAGCTACTACAAGATGCACAGCGGGCACG GAACCGGGCTGAGGGTGAgaaacagaaggcagagacagtacAGGCGGCACTGGAGGAGGCTCAGAGGGCACAAGGTGCTGCTCAGGGTGCCATCCGGGGAGCGGTGGCCgacacacagaacacagaacagacGCTGCACCAG GTACAGGAAAGGATGGCAGGTGCAGAGAAGTCTCTGGACTCGGCAAGTGAGAGGGCTCGGCAACTGGACGCTCTCTTGGAGGCCCTGAAACTGAAACGGGCAGGAAACAGCCTGGCAGCATCTACAGCCGAGGAAACAGCTGGGCGTGCTCAGAGCcgtgccagggaggcagagaag CAGCTTCGGGAACAAGTAGGTGACCGGTACCAAACTGTGAAGGCACTGGCTGAAAGGAAGGCTGAGGGTGTGCTGGCTGCACAAGCCAGGGCAGAACAGCTGCGCGATGAGGCCCGGGGCCTGTTGCAAGCTGCTCAGGACAAGCTGCAGCGGCTACAGG AACTGGAGGGCACCTATGAAGAGAATGAACGTGAGCTGGAGGGCAAGGCGGCCCAGCTGGATGGGCTGGAAGCCAGGATGCGCAGTGTGCTTCAGGCCATCAATCTGCAGGTCCAGATCTACAACACCTGCCAGTGA